The Sporosarcina ureae genome includes a region encoding these proteins:
- the ribF gene encoding riboflavin biosynthesis protein RibF — translation MKIYRLRYPDSINVPQLDASSLAIGFFDGVHKGHQEVIRSAKKVADDLSIKTAVMTFDPHPSQLFSGKNVGYITPIEEKIRVLESLGVDTLFIVCFDWELASLSPQSFIDIFIKKLGVKHVTAGFDFTFGSKGSGTMKDMQELSEDKYGTTIISKVTFDQDNKVSSTEIRQLLSKGDVEAAAELLGRPFRTMGEVIHGEKRGRQLGFPTANIQTAEEHIVPANGVYAVRCLIEDTWYKGVCNMGVKPTFHDPEHRIPTAEVHLLDVNMDLYGRKLAIEWLHRIRSERKFDSLDALKTQIGIDKQTAKDLLSD, via the coding sequence ATGAAAATCTATAGATTACGATATCCGGATTCAATAAATGTGCCACAGCTTGACGCTTCCTCGTTAGCTATTGGATTTTTCGACGGTGTACATAAAGGACATCAAGAAGTCATTCGCAGTGCAAAAAAAGTTGCAGATGATTTATCGATCAAGACAGCTGTTATGACATTCGATCCCCATCCGTCACAGCTATTTTCAGGGAAAAACGTTGGCTATATTACGCCGATTGAAGAAAAAATCAGAGTGCTCGAATCTCTTGGCGTGGATACGCTTTTCATTGTTTGTTTTGATTGGGAACTGGCTAGTCTTTCACCACAAAGTTTTATCGACATCTTCATTAAAAAGCTTGGCGTCAAGCATGTTACTGCAGGCTTTGATTTTACATTTGGTTCAAAAGGTTCAGGAACGATGAAGGACATGCAAGAGCTTTCGGAAGATAAGTATGGAACAACGATCATTTCCAAAGTGACCTTTGATCAAGACAATAAAGTCTCATCGACGGAAATTCGGCAACTGTTATCTAAAGGGGATGTTGAAGCAGCGGCAGAACTTCTCGGTCGTCCATTCCGTACAATGGGCGAGGTGATACATGGGGAAAAACGAGGCCGTCAGTTAGGTTTCCCTACAGCTAACATCCAAACTGCGGAAGAACATATAGTTCCTGCTAACGGCGTCTATGCTGTTCGTTGCCTAATCGAAGATACATGGTACAAAGGTGTCTGCAATATGGGCGTAAAACCAACTTTTCATGATCCAGAACATCGGATTCCTACAGCTGAAGTTCATCTGTTGGATGTGAATATGGATCTCTATGGACGGAAATTGGCAATTGAATGGTTGCACCGTATACGTTCCGAACGAAAATTTGATTCGCTTGATGCGTTGAAAACACAGATTGGAATAGACAAGCAAACAGCAAAGGACTTGTTAAGCGACTAG
- the rpsO gene encoding 30S ribosomal protein S15: MAITQERKAELINEFKTHENDTGSADVQIAILTEEINNLNSHLRTHKKDHHSRRGLYKMVGTRRRLLRYLRETNVQRYRDLIASLGLRR, from the coding sequence ATGGCTATTACACAAGAGCGCAAAGCTGAATTGATCAACGAATTCAAGACTCATGAAAATGATACTGGATCGGCTGATGTTCAGATTGCTATCCTTACTGAAGAGATCAATAACCTGAACAGCCACTTACGTACTCACAAGAAAGATCACCACTCACGTCGTGGTTTGTACAAAATGGTTGGTACACGTCGTCGTCTATTGAGATATCTACGTGAAACTAATGTTCAACGTTACCGTGATCTTATTGCATCACTTGGCTTACGCCGTTAA
- the pnp gene encoding polyribonucleotide nucleotidyltransferase has product MSEQKKVYTLDWAGRTLTIEAGQLAKQANGAVLVRYGETTVLSTVTASKKPKPLDFFPLTVNYEERMYSVGKIPGGFIKREGRPSENAVLTSRLIDRPIRPLFPDGFRNDVQVISLVMSVDQDCSSEISAMIGSSLALSISDIPFDGPIAGVQVGRIDGEFIVNPTPSQLETSEIDLVVAGTKHAINMVEAGAKEVSEEIMLEAIMFGHDQIKKLVEFQEKIVAEIGKPKFEIELFELDADIRKEVENRCENELIAAIQTEEKHAREEAINEVKAAVLEYYTDADADEDTIKQVKAVLEQMVKDEVRRLITIDKVRPDGRGLDEIRPLSSETGLLPRTHGSSLFTRGQTQVLSVCTLGALGENQIIDGLGSDESKRFMHHYNFPNFSVGETGPIRGPGRREIGHGALGERALQPMLPDEVEFPYTMRLVAEVLESNGSSSQASICASTMAMMDAGVPLKAPVAGIAMGLIKKDEDYSILSDIQGMEDHLGDMDFKVAGTNNGITALQMDIKIEGLSRQILEESLAQAKIGRIKILNHMLTTISSTREELSAYAPKIIVIHIKPDKIRDVIGPGGKVINKIIEETQVKIDTEQDGTIYISSPNSEMNEKAKNMIENIVREAKVGEYYMAKVKRIEKFGAFLEIFPGKDGLLHISEIQEARTKEVEDVLKLEDELFVKVIEIDRQGRVNLSRKVVIQEEKEKEQKQEQEQANKE; this is encoded by the coding sequence ATGTCAGAACAGAAAAAAGTTTATACGCTCGATTGGGCAGGACGTACGCTTACAATCGAAGCTGGCCAACTTGCAAAGCAAGCTAACGGTGCGGTGCTCGTTCGGTATGGCGAAACAACAGTACTTTCCACGGTGACAGCTTCCAAGAAACCAAAACCCCTAGATTTCTTTCCACTTACAGTGAATTATGAAGAACGCATGTACTCAGTTGGTAAGATCCCAGGAGGATTTATCAAGCGTGAAGGACGTCCTTCAGAAAATGCAGTGTTGACTAGTCGCTTGATCGACCGTCCAATTAGACCTTTATTCCCTGATGGTTTCCGTAATGATGTACAGGTTATTTCACTTGTTATGTCTGTTGATCAGGATTGTTCATCCGAGATTTCAGCAATGATCGGTTCTTCTTTGGCTTTATCCATTTCGGATATTCCATTTGACGGTCCAATTGCAGGCGTTCAAGTAGGTCGTATAGATGGTGAATTTATAGTCAACCCTACACCAAGTCAACTTGAAACATCAGAAATTGACTTAGTTGTTGCTGGAACAAAACATGCAATCAACATGGTAGAGGCAGGAGCTAAAGAAGTATCTGAAGAAATTATGTTGGAAGCGATTATGTTCGGTCACGACCAAATCAAGAAATTAGTCGAATTCCAAGAGAAAATTGTAGCGGAAATTGGTAAACCGAAATTTGAAATTGAATTATTCGAACTAGATGCCGACATCCGTAAAGAAGTAGAAAATCGTTGTGAGAATGAACTAATAGCAGCAATTCAAACTGAAGAAAAGCATGCGCGTGAAGAAGCAATCAACGAAGTAAAAGCCGCTGTTCTTGAGTACTACACAGATGCTGATGCTGATGAAGATACAATCAAGCAAGTGAAAGCTGTTCTAGAGCAAATGGTAAAAGATGAGGTACGTCGTCTGATTACAATCGACAAAGTTCGTCCGGATGGCCGTGGACTTGACGAAATCCGTCCATTATCATCTGAAACAGGTCTATTGCCACGTACTCACGGTTCTTCATTATTCACACGTGGACAAACACAAGTACTAAGTGTATGTACATTAGGTGCGCTTGGTGAAAATCAAATTATTGATGGTTTAGGTTCAGATGAATCCAAGCGCTTCATGCATCATTATAACTTCCCGAACTTCAGTGTCGGTGAAACAGGACCGATTCGTGGTCCAGGCCGTCGTGAAATTGGTCACGGTGCATTAGGAGAGCGAGCATTGCAACCTATGCTACCAGATGAGGTGGAATTCCCTTATACAATGCGCCTAGTCGCGGAAGTATTGGAGTCTAATGGTTCTTCTTCACAAGCATCAATCTGTGCTTCTACAATGGCTATGATGGACGCTGGTGTACCTCTTAAAGCTCCAGTAGCAGGAATTGCTATGGGATTGATCAAAAAAGATGAAGATTACTCCATCTTGTCAGATATTCAGGGAATGGAAGACCATTTAGGCGATATGGACTTTAAAGTCGCTGGAACTAACAATGGAATTACTGCACTTCAAATGGATATTAAAATCGAAGGTTTATCTCGTCAGATTCTAGAAGAGTCTCTAGCACAAGCAAAAATTGGCCGTATCAAAATTCTTAATCATATGTTGACAACCATTTCTTCAACTCGTGAAGAATTATCCGCGTACGCTCCAAAGATTATTGTCATCCACATCAAACCGGACAAGATTCGTGACGTAATTGGACCTGGTGGAAAAGTGATTAACAAAATTATTGAGGAAACTCAAGTTAAAATCGATACAGAGCAAGATGGAACGATTTATATTTCGTCACCAAACTCTGAAATGAATGAAAAAGCTAAGAACATGATCGAAAATATTGTACGTGAAGCAAAAGTAGGCGAGTACTACATGGCAAAAGTTAAGCGTATTGAGAAGTTCGGTGCATTCTTGGAAATCTTCCCAGGTAAAGATGGCTTGCTTCATATTTCTGAAATTCAGGAAGCACGTACGAAAGAAGTGGAAGATGTTCTAAAATTAGAAGATGAGCTTTTTGTAAAAGTAATTGAAATTGACAGACAAGGTCGAGTAAACCTTTCGCGAAAAGTAGTCATACAAGAAGAAAAAGAAAAAGAACAAAAACAAGAACAAGAACAAGCTAACAAAGAGTAA
- a CDS encoding M16 family metallopeptidase: MIQKYICSNGVRIIHEKMPHLQSVAIGLWVHAGSADETKEQEGIAHFIEHMLFKGTDTRSARMIAEQFDQIGGDLNAFTSKEMTCYYTTVLSQHASYALTVLSDMFFHSQFKEEEIEKEKSVILDEISSVEDMPDEDVDERLWAGMFPDDAIGKPVGGRAETIKSFTKEMIEKFMVKHYRPENLVISIAGSYDERLIKLIEANFGSYQSKEQASTSILDESIPNFTAQQIIKVKDIEQAHLCFGYPSLPSTHDKVYELSLFDSILGGTMSSRLFQEVRENRGLAYSVYTYYAAYENAGSFVIYCGTSPENFQETYRTIDQVIADVLNDGLTDKELRNAKEQLKGSFVLGLEGSESRMYRNGRNELVLGKHQTIDEVVKHIDSVEKRSVYRLGQQMLASDRATSIIAPKSNIQQLKKLQN, encoded by the coding sequence ATGATTCAAAAATATATTTGTTCAAATGGTGTACGGATTATCCATGAAAAGATGCCACATTTACAGTCCGTTGCAATCGGGCTTTGGGTGCATGCAGGTTCAGCAGATGAAACAAAAGAACAAGAGGGTATTGCCCACTTTATCGAACACATGCTGTTCAAGGGAACCGATACACGAAGTGCACGAATGATTGCCGAGCAGTTTGATCAGATTGGCGGTGACCTGAATGCCTTTACATCTAAAGAAATGACATGCTATTACACTACAGTTTTAAGTCAGCACGCTTCATACGCGTTGACTGTCTTATCCGATATGTTTTTCCATTCCCAATTCAAAGAAGAAGAGATTGAAAAAGAGAAATCGGTCATTCTGGATGAAATATCCTCTGTTGAAGACATGCCGGATGAAGATGTCGATGAAAGGTTATGGGCGGGAATGTTTCCGGATGATGCAATTGGAAAGCCAGTAGGAGGACGGGCTGAAACAATCAAGTCATTCACAAAAGAAATGATCGAAAAATTCATGGTGAAACATTATCGCCCTGAAAATTTGGTTATCTCAATTGCAGGAAGCTATGATGAACGTTTAATCAAGCTAATCGAAGCGAATTTTGGAAGTTATCAAAGTAAAGAACAAGCTTCTACTTCCATACTAGATGAAAGTATACCGAACTTTACGGCTCAACAAATTATCAAAGTAAAGGATATTGAACAAGCCCATCTATGCTTTGGTTATCCTTCATTGCCTTCAACTCACGATAAGGTTTACGAGTTAAGCTTATTCGATAGTATCCTTGGCGGAACAATGTCTTCTAGGTTGTTTCAAGAGGTTCGAGAAAACCGGGGACTAGCATATTCGGTCTACACGTATTATGCCGCGTATGAAAATGCTGGATCCTTTGTGATTTATTGTGGAACGTCCCCTGAAAACTTTCAAGAGACGTATCGTACAATTGACCAGGTCATCGCTGATGTGCTTAATGATGGTCTAACAGATAAAGAATTACGGAATGCCAAGGAGCAACTAAAAGGCAGTTTTGTTCTTGGTTTGGAAGGCTCTGAATCACGTATGTATAGAAATGGCCGCAATGAATTAGTGCTTGGCAAACATCAGACAATTGATGAGGTAGTCAAACATATTGATAGCGTTGAAAAACGAAGTGTTTATCGACTTGGACAGCAAATGTTGGCAAGTGATCGTGCAACATCCATTATTGCGCCTAAATCAAATATTCAACAATTAAAAAAACTGCAGAACTAG
- a CDS encoding YlmC/YmxH family sporulation protein, translated as MLLSELAQKELIQVEEGMRYGFLAETDLLFDRKTGAIIGFEIRKKLGRTLFRQKDQDIIEYIPWHEIVLVGEDRILFGKTHELNRKEVEGYD; from the coding sequence ATGCTATTATCAGAACTAGCGCAAAAAGAGCTTATTCAAGTAGAGGAAGGTATGAGATATGGCTTTTTGGCAGAAACAGATTTGCTGTTCGACCGCAAAACAGGAGCGATCATTGGATTTGAAATCCGAAAGAAGTTAGGGAGAACACTGTTCCGACAAAAAGACCAGGATATTATTGAATATATTCCATGGCATGAAATTGTTCTGGTGGGCGAAGACCGGATTTTATTTGGCAAAACACATGAACTAAACAGAAAGGAAGTAGAAGGGTATGACTAA
- a CDS encoding NAD(P)-dependent oxidoreductase: MTKWLVVGTDQRLRIANELLVKSGIDSEYICSDTYNEQLKNALINTKPDHVLLPLLLMEPSIPVDYLPEGSSVYSGKTSAEWRQELAEKGISHTNYLENEQFIWRNAQLTAEAFVHVFYEQTKRQIAGKHFYIAGFGRVGKAIAHTLHQLQATVTIVARADEQLAEAAVLGYKTVLLDESTKFTHGYLVNTIPAQWLDVNQSGTVRVFDVSSAPGCLKHTNSSEYYTIHLKLPGKHFPEDAAAVLVDAVLRMSIEERGTKCSKENESD, translated from the coding sequence ATGACTAAATGGCTTGTTGTAGGGACTGATCAACGTCTGCGAATTGCGAATGAACTATTAGTAAAATCAGGAATTGATAGTGAGTATATTTGTTCGGATACGTATAATGAACAGTTAAAAAACGCTTTAATAAATACAAAGCCAGACCACGTTCTGCTTCCTTTATTGTTAATGGAACCAAGCATACCCGTCGACTATTTGCCAGAAGGCTCTTCTGTCTATTCGGGTAAAACTTCTGCGGAATGGAGGCAAGAGCTTGCCGAGAAAGGTATTTCGCATACGAATTATCTGGAAAATGAGCAATTCATTTGGAGAAATGCTCAATTAACCGCAGAAGCGTTCGTTCATGTCTTTTATGAGCAAACTAAACGACAGATAGCAGGTAAGCACTTTTACATTGCAGGATTTGGGAGAGTAGGAAAAGCGATTGCACATACATTGCATCAGTTGCAAGCTACTGTCACTATAGTTGCACGTGCTGATGAGCAATTAGCAGAAGCGGCAGTGTTAGGCTATAAAACAGTGCTGCTCGATGAATCAACAAAATTCACTCATGGTTACTTGGTGAACACGATTCCAGCGCAATGGCTGGATGTAAATCAAAGTGGTACTGTTCGTGTATTTGATGTCTCTTCAGCCCCGGGGTGCCTAAAGCATACAAATTCCTCTGAATACTATACCATACACCTCAAATTGCCCGGGAAGCACTTTCCTGAGGATGCGGCAGCTGTATTGGTTGACGCAGTTTTGAGAATGAGTATAGAAGAAAGGGGAACTAAATGCTCAAAGGAAAACGAATCGGATTAG
- a CDS encoding dipicolinate synthase subunit B has product MLKGKRIGLGITASHCTYDQLLPMITSLQKEGAIVVPIITHSVLHAATRFGTGEEWIKRIEDATGEKVVASIVEAEPFGPSNPLDCMVISPLTGNSMSRFANAATDSPVLMAAKATLRNGKPVVLGISTNDALGLNGMNLMKLLNMKNVFFIPFGQDDCIKKPNSLISDFSLLPATVASAIDSKQLQPLLIIHNNA; this is encoded by the coding sequence ATGCTCAAAGGAAAACGAATCGGATTAGGCATCACAGCTTCACATTGCACGTATGACCAATTGCTTCCGATGATCACTTCGTTGCAAAAAGAAGGTGCGATTGTCGTTCCTATCATTACACATTCAGTTCTTCACGCTGCTACGCGTTTTGGAACGGGTGAAGAGTGGATTAAACGAATAGAAGACGCAACAGGTGAGAAGGTAGTAGCAAGTATTGTCGAAGCGGAACCATTCGGTCCATCCAATCCGCTCGACTGCATGGTGATTTCGCCGCTGACAGGTAACTCCATGAGTAGGTTCGCTAACGCTGCTACTGACTCACCGGTTCTGATGGCGGCTAAAGCCACATTACGTAATGGTAAACCAGTAGTACTAGGTATTTCTACAAATGATGCATTAGGTCTTAACGGTATGAACCTTATGAAGTTATTGAATATGAAAAACGTTTTCTTTATTCCATTCGGTCAAGACGATTGTATAAAAAAACCGAACTCCTTAATATCAGATTTCTCGTTACTTCCCGCTACCGTTGCATCCGCAATTGATAGCAAACAATTGCAACCATTACTAATAATTCATAACAATGCATGA
- the asd gene encoding aspartate-semialdehyde dehydrogenase → MKNVNVAIVGATGAVGTKILEKLVERNFPATSIKLLASKRSAGNEIEAGGKTYIVQETTPEAFEGIDIAFFSAGGSISEKFAQDAVKSGAVVIDNTSAFRMDPNTPLVVPEVNPHELKNHSGIIANPNCSTIQMVAALKPIKDQYGLNKLIVSTYQAVSGAGVEAIDELAEQSKQFTDRSEIAAEVLPSASAKRHYPIAFNAIPQIDSFDESGYTLEELKMINETKKIFSDQNMSVAATCVRLPVVSGHSESVYIEIDHDDVTVKDIQSLLENAPGIVLQDDPASQLYPMPLYAEDKDEVFVGRIRKDLDNPKGFHLWIVSDNLLKGAALNSVQIAEALIK, encoded by the coding sequence ATGAAGAATGTAAATGTTGCAATTGTCGGCGCTACTGGAGCGGTAGGAACAAAAATACTTGAGAAATTGGTGGAACGTAACTTCCCTGCTACTTCCATTAAGTTACTTGCATCCAAACGTTCTGCAGGCAATGAAATCGAAGCGGGTGGAAAAACGTACATTGTACAAGAAACGACCCCAGAAGCTTTTGAAGGTATCGACATTGCATTCTTTAGTGCAGGTGGGAGTATCTCTGAGAAGTTTGCACAAGATGCAGTAAAGAGCGGGGCGGTTGTAATTGATAATACAAGTGCATTCCGAATGGACCCTAACACACCGCTCGTGGTTCCGGAAGTAAACCCACATGAATTGAAAAACCATTCAGGAATCATTGCAAATCCAAACTGTTCTACAATTCAGATGGTAGCAGCGTTGAAACCAATTAAAGATCAATATGGCCTTAATAAGCTGATCGTGTCTACTTACCAGGCAGTTTCCGGTGCTGGTGTAGAAGCAATTGATGAACTAGCAGAACAAAGCAAGCAATTCACAGATCGTAGTGAAATAGCAGCAGAAGTATTACCATCTGCGTCTGCAAAACGTCATTATCCAATCGCATTCAATGCGATTCCACAAATAGATTCATTTGACGAATCGGGCTATACATTGGAAGAATTGAAAATGATCAATGAAACGAAAAAAATATTCAGCGATCAAAATATGTCGGTAGCGGCTACATGTGTCAGATTGCCTGTTGTATCGGGACATTCAGAATCGGTTTACATTGAAATCGATCATGATGACGTGACAGTTAAAGATATCCAATCTTTGTTGGAAAATGCACCAGGAATCGTCTTGCAGGATGATCCGGCTTCACAACTATATCCAATGCCGCTTTATGCAGAAGATAAAGATGAAGTGTTTGTAGGCAGAATCCGTAAAGATTTGGATAACCCAAAAGGATTCCATCTTTGGATCGTGTCCGATAACTTATTAAAAGGTGCTGCATTGAACTCTGTGCAAATCGCCGAGGCGCTTATTAAATAA